A part of Pararoseomonas sp. SCSIO 73927 genomic DNA contains:
- a CDS encoding ribonuclease activity regulator RraA has product MTLDPQIKAALEGVSTATLTTVLLKKGLRNVWMRGTRPIREGQPRLVGRAFTLRFVPAREDLATPASWSNPISTRAAIEAMPEGCIAVVDAMGCTDAGIFGDILCARMAKRGVAALITDGVVRDLAGVLGTGLPVWCQGAAAPPSVAGLTFVAWDQPIGCGGVAVFPGDVVVVDQDGAVLIPQDLLEAVTADAVEQERQENWIMGEVDGGASLPGLYPPNAENKARYEAWKKEQP; this is encoded by the coding sequence TTGACCCTCGACCCCCAGATCAAGGCGGCGCTGGAAGGCGTCTCCACCGCCACGCTCACGACGGTGCTGCTGAAGAAGGGCCTGCGCAACGTCTGGATGCGCGGCACCCGGCCCATTCGGGAGGGCCAGCCCCGCCTTGTCGGCCGCGCCTTCACCCTCCGCTTCGTCCCCGCGCGGGAGGATCTGGCGACCCCCGCTTCCTGGTCGAACCCCATCTCCACCCGCGCCGCGATCGAGGCGATGCCGGAGGGTTGCATCGCCGTGGTGGACGCCATGGGCTGCACCGACGCCGGGATTTTCGGCGACATTCTCTGCGCCCGCATGGCCAAGCGCGGCGTGGCCGCCCTTATCACGGACGGTGTGGTGCGGGACTTGGCCGGGGTGCTCGGCACCGGCCTTCCGGTGTGGTGCCAGGGCGCGGCGGCCCCGCCCTCCGTCGCCGGGCTGACCTTTGTCGCCTGGGACCAGCCGATCGGCTGCGGCGGCGTGGCCGTCTTCCCCGGCGACGTGGTGGTGGTGGACCAGGACGGCGCCGTGCTGATCCCGCAGGACCTGCTGGAGGCGGTGACGGCCGACGCGGTGGAGCAGGAGCGGCAGGAGAACTGGATCATGGGTGAGGTGGATGGCGGCGCCTCCCTCCCCGGCCTGTACCCGCCGAACGCCGAGAACAAGGCCCGCTACGAGGCCTGGAAGAAGGAGCAGCCGTGA
- a CDS encoding phosphoglycerate kinase: MAAFRTLDDLDANGKRVLLRADLNVPVRDGAITDRTRIERLLPTIKELSDKGAKVIILSHFDRPKGQRVPEMSLRPLAEALSSVIGKPVGFADDCVGPEAGAAVAGMANGDVLLLENTRYHAGEEKNDPALSAALAKLGDAYVNDAFSAAHRAHSSTEGVAKLLPSYAGRLMQAELEALQAALGSPSRPVVAIVGGAKVSTKLDLLGNLSKKVDVLVIGGAMANTFLAAQGYGMGRSLQEAEMHATALQILNDAKAGNCEILLPRDLVVAAEFKAHPATRTVTVDSVPSDMMALDVGPETVDAIEDRLRKASTLVWNGPLGAFETPPFDAATVAVAESVAGLTQSAGLKSIGGGGDTVAALRHAGVAERMTYVSTAGGAFLEWLEGKTLPGVAALQQD, encoded by the coding sequence ATGGCCGCCTTCCGCACCCTCGACGACCTCGACGCCAACGGGAAGCGCGTGCTGCTGCGCGCGGACCTGAACGTGCCGGTGCGGGACGGCGCCATCACCGACCGCACGCGGATCGAGCGCCTCCTCCCGACGATCAAGGAGCTGTCGGACAAGGGCGCGAAGGTAATCATCCTCAGCCACTTCGACCGGCCTAAGGGCCAGCGCGTGCCGGAGATGTCGTTGCGGCCGCTGGCCGAGGCGCTCTCCTCCGTAATCGGCAAGCCCGTGGGCTTCGCCGATGACTGCGTCGGCCCGGAGGCCGGGGCGGCGGTGGCAGGGATGGCCAATGGCGACGTGCTCCTGCTGGAGAACACGCGCTACCACGCCGGCGAGGAAAAGAACGACCCGGCGCTGTCCGCCGCGCTGGCGAAGCTCGGCGACGCCTACGTGAACGACGCCTTTTCCGCCGCCCACCGCGCCCACTCCTCCACCGAGGGCGTGGCGAAGCTGCTGCCCTCCTATGCCGGCCGGCTGATGCAGGCGGAGCTGGAGGCGTTGCAGGCGGCGCTGGGCTCCCCTTCCCGCCCCGTGGTCGCCATCGTCGGCGGGGCCAAGGTCTCCACCAAGCTGGACCTGCTGGGCAACCTGTCCAAGAAGGTGGACGTGCTCGTCATCGGCGGCGCCATGGCCAACACCTTCCTGGCGGCCCAGGGCTACGGCATGGGCAGGTCGCTGCAGGAGGCGGAGATGCACGCCACGGCGCTGCAGATCCTGAACGACGCCAAGGCCGGCAATTGCGAGATCCTGCTGCCGCGCGACCTGGTCGTCGCCGCCGAGTTCAAGGCGCACCCGGCCACCCGCACCGTGACGGTTGATTCCGTGCCCTCCGACATGATGGCGCTCGACGTGGGGCCGGAGACGGTGGACGCGATCGAGGACCGGCTGCGCAAGGCCTCCACGCTCGTCTGGAACGGCCCGCTCGGCGCCTTCGAGACGCCGCCTTTCGACGCGGCGACCGTGGCCGTGGCCGAGAGCGTGGCGGGGCTGACCCAGTCCGCCGGGCTGAAGTCCATCGGCGGCGGCGGCGACACGGTGGCCGCCCTGCGCCACGCCGGGGTGGCGGAGCGGATGACCTACGTCTCCACCGCCGGCGGCGCCTTCCTGGAGTGGCTGGAGGGCAAGACCCTGCCGGGCGTCGCCGCCCTCCAGCAGGACTAG
- a CDS encoding D-2-hydroxyacid dehydrogenase, which produces MRIHVQNPANDPHFSVTEAQWSAALARAPDMAGLEVSFASDEEGLTRALPEAEVLLTWVRPLRQRFPVGALPGVAPRLKVIACTSAGVDSAAPFDWLPDSIALLNNSGTHADKAGEFGIMAILMLNTGMPAFADAQRRGEWKPIFSSTLAGRRVVIVGMGSLGGGVARRARAFGMHVVGVRNGPEPHPDCDETHATEALDALLPQAEFLVLACPLTDRTRNLLSRERIARLPRGAGIVNIARGAVWDQDAACDALEAGHLGGCVTDVAVPEPLPADSRLWRTPGMVVTPHVSADDRARYNDRTLDILFENIRALREGRSLPNRIDPAKGY; this is translated from the coding sequence ATGCGCATCCACGTCCAGAACCCCGCCAACGATCCCCACTTCTCGGTGACCGAGGCGCAGTGGAGCGCGGCCCTCGCCCGCGCGCCGGACATGGCGGGGCTGGAGGTCTCCTTCGCCAGTGATGAGGAGGGGCTGACCCGCGCCCTGCCCGAGGCGGAGGTGCTGCTGACCTGGGTGCGCCCGCTGCGCCAGCGCTTCCCCGTGGGCGCCCTGCCCGGGGTGGCGCCAAGGCTGAAGGTCATCGCCTGCACCTCCGCCGGGGTGGACAGCGCGGCCCCCTTCGACTGGCTGCCGGATTCCATCGCCCTGCTGAACAACAGCGGCACCCACGCGGACAAGGCCGGCGAGTTCGGGATCATGGCGATCCTGATGCTGAACACGGGGATGCCGGCCTTCGCGGACGCGCAGCGGCGCGGCGAGTGGAAGCCGATCTTCTCCTCCACCCTGGCGGGGCGGCGGGTGGTCATCGTCGGGATGGGATCGCTCGGTGGCGGCGTCGCCCGGCGGGCGCGGGCCTTCGGGATGCACGTGGTCGGCGTGCGGAACGGTCCCGAGCCCCACCCCGACTGCGACGAGACCCACGCGACGGAGGCGCTGGATGCCCTGCTGCCCCAGGCCGAGTTCCTGGTGCTGGCCTGCCCGCTGACGGACCGCACCCGCAACCTCCTCTCCCGCGAGCGGATCGCGAGGCTGCCGCGCGGCGCCGGAATCGTGAACATCGCCCGCGGCGCCGTGTGGGATCAGGACGCGGCCTGCGACGCGCTGGAGGCCGGGCACCTCGGCGGCTGCGTGACCGATGTGGCCGTGCCGGAACCACTGCCCGCCGACAGCCGCCTCTGGCGCACGCCGGGGATGGTGGTCACGCCCCACGTCTCGGCGGACGACCGGGCGCGCTACAACGACCGCACGCTGGACATCCTGTTCGAGAACATCCGCGCGCTGCGGGAGGGACGCTCGCTGCCGAATCGCATCGATCCTGCAAAGGGTTATTAG
- a CDS encoding EAL domain-containing protein, which produces MRRLRRMVALGSGLLLASVLAAALALISLPAAMAAAALAGLVLLLAGGVLVTLLATWPRLRRAALLREAVDRTAVRYAVFARDRTLLDRSPGYDLPGVDPRPVPAGTKLDDLLAAAQGRGPDASLAVAQQIVEHEDDARSEYDRALPDGRTLQVSKRRLSGGEVARFALDVTGSRARDLRARAIHESVPAAIWHLDPTGRTIAGNGRLADLFGGRLPAGLADSGLQQLGQPGEGPFGLPPGREVEGLLPARGRVPERRVIVVASPWLPGESGGSQAVLMLLDVTRLHAAQAQALHFAWHDPLTGLPNRFRFQQALAELAASPDGGSLLVLDLAGLRAVNDSLGQGAGDAVLREAARRLREGLRPRDGVFRLGGDEFALTAVGIRTPHAAGAIAGRIQRSLAAPFEFNGGSLPLRASIGHACLPEDAADADGLHRAAALALAQAKRAGNGAVVAYDPALGERVARRLAMRQRLAAAIAAGGFQLAWQPQVDARTGSLRGAEALIRWPLGSGGVVSPADFLPEAEAMGLMPEIDAWVLNEALRQKAAWRAAGTGPEIVGVNISPVTLRDQEFPARVQAALALYGVPPEELEVEIPEDVAARDLDAIAPVLHELIADGVRLSLDDFGGGRSALAHLLRLPVDQVKLDRSIVAGLPGGARERAILRAVATLARGMEIPLLAEGVETEAQREALLAEGCTVMQGWLFGRAVPAGELMAR; this is translated from the coding sequence ATGCGCCGGCTGCGGCGGATGGTGGCGCTGGGCTCCGGCTTGCTCCTCGCCTCCGTCCTGGCGGCAGCCCTGGCCCTGATCTCCCTGCCGGCCGCGATGGCGGCCGCGGCGCTGGCCGGTCTCGTCCTGCTGCTCGCGGGCGGCGTTCTCGTCACCCTTCTTGCGACCTGGCCGCGGCTCCGGCGGGCGGCCCTGCTGCGGGAGGCAGTGGACCGCACCGCCGTGCGCTACGCCGTCTTCGCGCGGGACCGCACGCTGCTGGACCGCAGCCCCGGCTATGACCTGCCGGGCGTGGACCCGCGCCCGGTGCCCGCCGGCACGAAGCTGGACGACCTGCTGGCCGCCGCCCAGGGCCGGGGCCCGGACGCCTCCCTCGCCGTGGCCCAGCAGATCGTCGAGCACGAGGACGACGCCCGCTCGGAGTACGACCGCGCCCTGCCGGACGGCCGCACCCTGCAGGTGAGCAAGCGGCGCCTCTCCGGCGGGGAGGTGGCGCGCTTCGCGCTCGACGTCACCGGCTCCCGCGCGCGGGACCTGCGCGCGCGCGCCATCCATGAGAGCGTGCCGGCCGCGATCTGGCACCTCGACCCCACCGGGCGCACCATCGCCGGGAATGGCCGGCTCGCCGACCTCTTCGGCGGCAGGCTCCCGGCGGGGCTGGCGGATTCCGGGCTGCAACAGCTCGGCCAGCCGGGGGAGGGACCCTTCGGCCTGCCGCCCGGGCGGGAGGTGGAAGGGCTGCTTCCCGCGCGCGGCCGCGTGCCGGAGCGCCGGGTCATCGTGGTCGCCTCGCCCTGGCTCCCGGGGGAGTCCGGCGGCTCGCAGGCGGTGCTGATGCTGCTGGACGTCACCCGGCTGCACGCCGCCCAGGCCCAGGCGCTGCACTTCGCCTGGCACGACCCCCTGACCGGGCTGCCCAACCGCTTCCGCTTCCAGCAGGCCCTCGCCGAGCTCGCCGCCTCGCCGGATGGCGGGTCCCTCCTCGTCCTAGATCTCGCCGGGCTCAGGGCGGTGAACGATTCGCTCGGCCAGGGGGCCGGGGACGCGGTGCTGCGGGAAGCGGCGCGACGGCTGCGCGAGGGGCTTCGGCCGAGGGACGGCGTGTTCCGCCTCGGCGGGGACGAGTTCGCTCTCACCGCCGTCGGCATACGCACCCCCCACGCCGCGGGAGCCATCGCGGGGCGGATCCAGCGCTCCCTCGCCGCCCCCTTCGAGTTCAACGGCGGGTCCCTGCCGCTGCGGGCCAGCATCGGCCATGCCTGCCTGCCGGAGGACGCGGCGGATGCGGACGGCCTGCACCGGGCGGCGGCCCTGGCCCTGGCGCAGGCGAAGCGGGCCGGCAACGGCGCCGTCGTCGCCTATGATCCGGCCCTCGGCGAGCGCGTGGCCCGCCGGCTGGCCATGCGGCAGAGGCTCGCGGCCGCCATCGCGGCCGGCGGGTTCCAGCTGGCCTGGCAGCCCCAGGTCGATGCCCGGACCGGCTCGCTGCGCGGGGCGGAGGCGCTGATCCGCTGGCCGCTCGGGTCCGGCGGCGTTGTTTCCCCAGCCGACTTCCTCCCGGAGGCCGAGGCAATGGGGCTGATGCCGGAGATCGACGCCTGGGTGCTGAACGAGGCGCTGCGCCAGAAGGCTGCGTGGCGCGCCGCCGGAACGGGGCCGGAGATCGTGGGCGTGAACATCTCCCCGGTCACGCTGCGGGATCAGGAGTTTCCGGCGCGGGTGCAGGCGGCCCTCGCCCTCTACGGGGTGCCGCCGGAAGAGCTGGAGGTGGAGATCCCCGAGGACGTGGCGGCGCGGGACCTGGACGCCATCGCCCCCGTGCTGCACGAACTGATCGCGGACGGGGTGCGGCTCTCGCTCGACGATTTCGGCGGCGGCCGGTCCGCCCTGGCCCATCTCCTGCGCCTGCCGGTGGACCAGGTGAAGCTGGACCGCAGCATCGTCGCCGGCCTTCCCGGAGGGGCGCGGGAAAGGGCGATCCTGCGCGCCGTCGCCACCCTGGCGCGGGGGATGGAGATTCCCCTCCTCGCCGAGGGAGTGGAGACGGAGGCCCAGCGCGAGGCCCTGCTGGCCGAGGGATGCACGGTCATGCAGGGCTGGCTCTTCGGCCGGGCCGTGCCGGCGGGCGAGCTGATGGCCCGCTAG
- a CDS encoding protein-methionine-sulfoxide reductase heme-binding subunit MsrQ — protein sequence MSDAALPSPAAARPRRARRDGPPPPKPGPWPWLDRGGRFSPFKAAVLLGCLAPALWLAWLWGSDAMGPEPLKLATHETGDWCIRLLLISLVVTPARWVLDWPRAMQVRRMLGLAALAYGLAHLALYIGNEHFRLWHVLLETVRRPYLSIGFTALIGLAVLGWTSTDSSLRRLGREWKPLHKLVYPLTALGILHFYLQSKINVSEPVLMTGLFLFLLLWRVLPARWRGLPWPFFAIAPAAAAGAAGLEYLWYALATNLPAAEIFWANFDLEFEIRPAVWVLVAGLAAAGLSAAWWGVRQVFRREPSLPGARPSARPSARPIEE from the coding sequence GTGAGCGACGCGGCCCTCCCTTCCCCCGCCGCCGCCCGGCCGCGCCGCGCCCGCCGGGATGGCCCGCCACCGCCCAAGCCGGGCCCCTGGCCCTGGCTGGACCGGGGCGGGCGCTTCTCCCCGTTCAAGGCAGCGGTGCTGCTGGGCTGCCTGGCGCCGGCCCTGTGGCTGGCTTGGCTCTGGGGCAGCGACGCCATGGGGCCGGAGCCGCTGAAGCTGGCGACGCATGAGACGGGCGACTGGTGCATCCGTCTCCTCCTGATCAGCCTCGTCGTCACCCCGGCCCGCTGGGTGCTGGACTGGCCGCGCGCGATGCAGGTGCGGCGGATGCTCGGTCTGGCGGCGCTCGCCTACGGTCTCGCCCATCTCGCGCTCTACATCGGGAACGAGCATTTCCGCCTCTGGCACGTGCTCCTGGAGACCGTGCGGCGCCCCTACCTGTCCATCGGCTTCACGGCCCTGATCGGGCTGGCCGTGCTGGGCTGGACCTCCACCGACTCATCCCTGCGGCGGCTGGGCAGGGAGTGGAAGCCGCTGCACAAGCTGGTCTACCCGCTCACCGCCCTGGGAATCCTGCACTTCTACCTGCAGTCGAAGATCAACGTGTCGGAGCCGGTGCTGATGACCGGCCTGTTCCTGTTTCTGCTGCTCTGGCGCGTTCTGCCCGCGCGCTGGCGAGGCCTTCCCTGGCCCTTCTTCGCGATCGCCCCGGCGGCGGCGGCCGGAGCGGCGGGGCTGGAGTATCTCTGGTACGCGCTGGCCACCAATCTGCCGGCGGCGGAGATCTTCTGGGCCAATTTCGACCTGGAGTTCGAGATCCGCCCGGCCGTGTGGGTTCTGGTGGCTGGCCTCGCGGCCGCGGGTCTCTCTGCGGCATGGTGGGGGGTGCGGCAAGTGTTCCGGAGAGAGCCAAGCCTGCCCGGGGCACGACCGAGCGCACGACCGAGCGCACGACCGATCGAGGAGTGA
- the tkt gene encoding transketolase, translated as MADAIRALAIDGVEAAKSGHPGMPMGMADAATVLFTRFLKHDAADPRWPDRDRFVLSAGHGSMLLYAWLHLSGHAGMGVEELRRFRQLHSPAAGHPEVHEHPGIETTTGPLGQGISTAVGMAMAERHLAARFGKSLVDHRTWVIASDGDLQEGISHEAASLAAHFQLGKLTVLWDDNHISIDGDTAISVSEDTLARFRAYGWAVRRVDGHDHEAIAAALNAATKSRKPTLIACRTIIGFSAPKKAGTAGSHGAPLGPEEAAAAKAALGWEGGPFEVPDDIRAEWEKAGSRGGGTRRSWLKRLAKHPQRADFERAMAGKLPERWDDPIAEWKARAVAEKPKIATRISGQKALEALVPAVPEMIGGSADLTGSNNTNVKGVPALNAENFGGRFVHWGIREHGMAAAMNGMALHGGIIPYSGTFLVFSDYMRPAIRLAALMRQRVIHVLTHDSIGLGEDGPTHQPVETLAALRAIPNLHVFRPADVVETAEAWELAVKRADGPSVLALSRQNLPTLRSEAGENHTARGGYVLAEASGERRATLIATGSEVSLAVQAREMLEEAGIPTTVVSMPCWELFALQDPTYQETILGTAPRVGIEAALEFGWSRWLGPDGIFVGMTGFGASAPADELYKHFGITADVVVAAVKRRVN; from the coding sequence ATGGCGGACGCCATCCGGGCGCTCGCGATCGATGGGGTGGAGGCCGCCAAGTCCGGCCATCCCGGCATGCCCATGGGCATGGCCGATGCCGCCACCGTTCTTTTCACCCGCTTCCTGAAGCACGACGCGGCCGACCCGCGCTGGCCGGACCGGGACCGCTTCGTCCTTTCCGCCGGCCACGGCTCCATGCTGCTCTATGCTTGGCTGCACCTGTCCGGCCATGCCGGCATGGGGGTGGAGGAGCTGCGCCGCTTCCGCCAGCTCCACTCCCCCGCGGCCGGCCATCCGGAGGTGCATGAGCACCCGGGCATCGAGACCACCACGGGCCCGCTGGGCCAGGGCATCTCCACCGCCGTCGGCATGGCCATGGCGGAGCGGCACCTTGCGGCCCGGTTCGGCAAGAGCCTCGTGGACCACCGCACCTGGGTTATCGCTTCCGACGGCGACCTGCAGGAGGGAATTTCCCACGAGGCGGCCTCGCTGGCGGCGCATTTCCAGCTCGGCAAGCTGACCGTCCTCTGGGACGACAACCACATCTCGATCGACGGCGACACGGCGATCTCCGTCTCCGAGGACACGCTGGCCCGGTTCCGCGCCTATGGCTGGGCCGTGCGCCGCGTGGACGGGCACGACCACGAGGCGATCGCGGCGGCGCTGAACGCGGCCACCAAGTCCCGCAAGCCCACCCTGATCGCCTGCCGCACCATCATCGGCTTCTCCGCGCCGAAGAAGGCGGGCACGGCGGGCAGCCACGGCGCCCCGCTGGGTCCGGAGGAGGCCGCGGCGGCCAAGGCGGCCCTGGGGTGGGAGGGCGGCCCCTTCGAGGTGCCGGACGACATCCGGGCGGAGTGGGAGAAGGCCGGCAGCCGCGGCGGCGGCACGCGCCGGTCCTGGCTCAAGCGGCTGGCGAAGCACCCGCAGCGCGCCGATTTCGAGCGCGCCATGGCGGGCAAGCTGCCGGAGCGCTGGGACGATCCCATCGCCGAGTGGAAGGCCAGGGCGGTGGCCGAGAAGCCGAAGATCGCCACCCGCATCTCCGGCCAGAAGGCCCTGGAGGCGCTGGTGCCGGCCGTGCCGGAGATGATCGGCGGCTCGGCCGACCTCACCGGCTCCAACAACACGAACGTGAAGGGCGTGCCGGCGCTGAACGCCGAGAACTTCGGCGGGCGCTTCGTCCACTGGGGGATCCGCGAGCACGGCATGGCCGCGGCCATGAACGGGATGGCGCTGCACGGCGGCATCATCCCCTATTCCGGCACCTTCCTGGTCTTCTCCGACTACATGCGCCCGGCCATCCGGCTGGCCGCGCTGATGCGCCAGCGGGTGATCCACGTGCTGACCCATGACAGCATCGGCCTCGGCGAGGACGGGCCGACCCACCAGCCGGTGGAGACCCTGGCGGCGCTGCGCGCCATCCCGAACCTCCATGTCTTTCGGCCCGCTGACGTGGTGGAAACGGCCGAGGCCTGGGAATTGGCGGTGAAGCGCGCGGATGGCCCGAGCGTGCTGGCCCTCTCCCGCCAGAACCTGCCGACGCTGCGGAGCGAGGCCGGGGAGAACCACACGGCGCGCGGCGGCTACGTGCTCGCCGAGGCCTCCGGCGAGCGGCGGGCCACGCTGATCGCCACTGGGTCCGAGGTGTCCCTAGCCGTCCAGGCGCGGGAGATGCTGGAGGAGGCGGGGATCCCCACCACGGTGGTCTCCATGCCCTGCTGGGAGCTCTTCGCGCTGCAGGACCCGACCTACCAGGAGACGATCCTCGGCACGGCGCCCCGGGTGGGTATCGAGGCGGCACTGGAATTCGGGTGGTCGCGCTGGCTCGGCCCCGATGGCATCTTCGTCGGCATGACCGGATTCGGCGCCAGCGCGCCGGCGGACGAGCTCTACAAGCACTTCGGCATCACCGCGGACGTCGTGGTGGCGGCCGTGAAGCGCCGCGTGAACTAG
- a CDS encoding dihydrodipicolinate synthase family protein, with product MALDLTQAKGVYAIAPTAFHEDGRLDEASNDRYTDFCVESGCTGITVLGVMGEAPKLDMAESVSLASRMIKRAGIPVIVGVSAPGFAAMTSLTKAVMDAGAAGVMIAPPNTLRTDDQIVGYYAQAAEAIGAEVPFVVQDFPQTFSVVMTPGVIRRIVQASPNCVMVKHEDWPGLEKISALRGFEADGSMKHISILCGNGGLFIDFECERGADGAMTGYAFPDMLSDLVRLQAEGKRDEAHDLFDAHLPLLRYEQQQGPTGLAVRKYVLMRRGVLASDAQRRPGVGLSARARAEVDYLLSRVARLDKRADVGAVSRAA from the coding sequence ATGGCCCTCGATCTCACGCAGGCGAAGGGCGTTTACGCCATCGCCCCGACGGCCTTCCACGAGGACGGGCGGCTCGATGAGGCCTCCAACGACCGTTACACCGACTTCTGCGTCGAGAGCGGGTGCACCGGCATCACCGTCCTCGGCGTCATGGGCGAGGCCCCGAAGCTCGACATGGCGGAGAGCGTCTCCCTGGCTTCCCGCATGATCAAGCGGGCGGGCATCCCGGTGATCGTCGGCGTCTCCGCCCCGGGCTTCGCCGCCATGACCTCCCTCACTAAGGCGGTGATGGACGCCGGCGCGGCAGGGGTGATGATCGCGCCCCCGAACACCCTACGGACGGACGACCAGATCGTGGGCTACTACGCCCAGGCGGCCGAGGCGATCGGGGCGGAGGTGCCCTTCGTGGTCCAGGACTTCCCGCAGACCTTCAGCGTGGTGATGACCCCCGGCGTGATCCGCCGGATTGTGCAGGCCAGCCCGAACTGCGTGATGGTGAAGCACGAGGACTGGCCGGGGCTGGAGAAGATCTCCGCCCTGCGCGGCTTCGAGGCCGACGGGTCGATGAAGCACATCTCCATCCTCTGCGGGAATGGCGGGCTGTTCATCGACTTCGAGTGTGAGCGCGGCGCGGACGGCGCCATGACCGGCTACGCCTTTCCCGACATGCTGTCCGACCTCGTCCGCCTCCAGGCCGAGGGAAAGCGGGACGAGGCACATGACCTGTTCGACGCCCACCTCCCCTTGCTCCGCTATGAGCAGCAGCAGGGGCCGACGGGCCTGGCCGTCCGCAAGTACGTGCTGATGCGCCGGGGCGTGCTGGCCAGCGACGCCCAGCGCCGGCCGGGCGTGGGGCTTTCGGCGAGGGCGCGGGCCGAGGTGGACTACCTGCTCTCCCGCGTGGCCCGCCTCGACAAGCGCGCCGATGTGGGCGCGGTCAGCCGCGCCGCCTGA
- the gap gene encoding type I glyceraldehyde-3-phosphate dehydrogenase: MAVKVGINGFGRIGRLVLRAAMESGRDDVEFTHINDLGSVEANAHLFRFDSVHGRFPGEVRVEGDSLIITVHGKTHKPIKVTAERDPTKLPWQGVDVAAECTGIFTDTAKAELLLQSGARKVLVSAPVTWGETYADASAQATIVYGVNHKALKPEHKIVSNASCTTNCLAPIAKVLHEKFGILRGYMVTIHAYTGDQNTVDTLHKDLHRARAAAVSAIPTSTGAAKAVGLVLPELKGKLDGTAIRIPTPNVSLVSLDFVPARTEGLTKEAINAAMKEASESAELKGILGYNTAPLVSIDFNHDSHSSTFDATQTQVVDGGLVRVMSWYDNEWGFSNRMSDTAALLGTL, encoded by the coding sequence ATGGCGGTCAAGGTTGGCATCAACGGCTTCGGGCGCATCGGCCGCCTGGTTCTCCGCGCGGCGATGGAGAGCGGCCGCGACGACGTGGAGTTCACCCACATCAACGACCTCGGCTCCGTCGAGGCGAACGCGCACCTCTTCCGCTTCGACTCCGTCCATGGCCGCTTCCCCGGCGAGGTGCGCGTCGAGGGTGACAGCCTGATCATCACCGTCCACGGCAAGACCCACAAGCCGATCAAGGTCACCGCCGAGCGCGACCCGACCAAGCTCCCCTGGCAGGGCGTGGACGTCGCCGCCGAGTGCACGGGCATCTTCACCGACACGGCGAAGGCCGAGCTGCTGCTGCAGTCCGGCGCGCGCAAGGTGCTCGTCTCCGCCCCCGTGACCTGGGGCGAGACCTATGCCGACGCCTCCGCCCAGGCGACGATCGTCTACGGCGTGAACCACAAGGCGCTGAAGCCCGAGCATAAGATCGTCTCCAACGCCTCCTGCACCACTAACTGCCTCGCGCCCATCGCGAAGGTGCTGCACGAGAAGTTCGGCATCCTGCGCGGCTACATGGTCACCATCCACGCCTACACCGGCGACCAGAACACGGTGGACACGCTGCACAAGGACCTGCACCGCGCCCGCGCGGCGGCGGTCTCGGCCATCCCGACCTCCACGGGCGCGGCGAAGGCCGTGGGCCTCGTGCTGCCGGAGCTGAAGGGCAAGCTGGACGGCACCGCCATCCGCATCCCGACCCCGAACGTCTCCCTCGTCTCCCTGGACTTCGTCCCGGCCCGGACCGAGGGGCTGACGAAGGAGGCGATCAACGCCGCCATGAAGGAGGCGTCCGAGAGCGCCGAGCTGAAGGGCATCCTCGGCTACAACACGGCGCCGCTGGTCTCCATCGACTTCAACCACGACAGCCACTCCTCCACCTTCGACGCCACCCAGACGCAGGTGGTGGATGGCGGGCTGGTCCGCGTGATGTCTTGGTACGACAACGAGTGGGGCTTCTCGAACCGCATGAGCGACACCGCGGCCCTTCTCGGCACGCTCTGA
- a CDS encoding MBL fold metallo-hydrolase, translating to MRIHVIECGSMRPFGGRLWDGTTPGIGPAHLACRCLLVETEEGLVLVDTGFGLDDVNRPVPRLSRTFLVADRIHLEADETAISRLRALGFNPRDVRHIVITHLDFDHAGGLTDFPGARVHVSAEEAAAARRRTTPKARGRYRPAQLAHPMREYDAPGEPWFGLPTLRGLDGLPEGIFLVPLPGHTAGHCGVALDTGHGWVLHAGDAVFMHAELDEPPRMPPLASAYANFMQVDRDARLESRDRLRALARDHGEEVTILCTHDPVLPPRVLQPGPGQRILTLG from the coding sequence ATGCGGATCCATGTCATCGAGTGCGGCTCCATGCGCCCCTTCGGCGGGCGGCTCTGGGACGGCACAACGCCCGGCATAGGCCCTGCGCATCTGGCCTGCCGCTGCCTCCTGGTGGAGACGGAGGAAGGGCTGGTGTTGGTGGACACTGGCTTCGGCCTGGACGACGTGAACCGCCCCGTGCCCCGGCTGAGCCGGACCTTCCTCGTCGCCGACCGCATCCACCTCGAGGCGGACGAGACCGCCATCTCCCGCCTGCGGGCGCTGGGCTTCAACCCCCGCGACGTGCGCCACATCGTCATAACGCACCTCGACTTCGACCACGCCGGCGGCCTGACGGACTTCCCCGGCGCGCGCGTCCACGTCTCGGCCGAGGAGGCGGCGGCGGCCCGCCGCAGGACCACGCCGAAGGCCCGCGGCCGCTACCGCCCGGCCCAGCTCGCTCATCCCATGCGGGAGTACGACGCGCCCGGCGAGCCCTGGTTCGGCCTTCCCACCCTGCGCGGGCTGGACGGGTTGCCGGAGGGGATCTTCCTCGTCCCGCTGCCCGGTCACACGGCTGGTCACTGCGGCGTGGCGCTCGACACGGGCCATGGCTGGGTGCTGCACGCCGGAGACGCCGTGTTCATGCACGCGGAGCTGGACGAGCCGCCGCGCATGCCGCCGCTCGCCTCGGCCTACGCCAACTTCATGCAGGTGGACCGCGACGCCCGGCTGGAGAGCCGGGACCGTCTGCGCGCTCTGGCGCGGGACCATGGGGAGGAGGTGACGATCCTCTGCACCCACGACCCCGTCCTTCCGCCCCGGGTGCTGCAACCCGGGCCCGGGCAGCGGATCCTGACCCTGGGCTAG